In Choloepus didactylus isolate mChoDid1 chromosome 6, mChoDid1.pri, whole genome shotgun sequence, one DNA window encodes the following:
- the SYVN1 gene encoding E3 ubiquitin-protein ligase synoviolin — translation MFRIAVMMAASMALTGAVVAHAYYLKHQFYPTVVYLTKSSPSMAVLYIQAFVLVFLLGKVMGKVFFGQLRAAEMEHLLERSWYAVTETCLAFTVFRDDFSPRFVALFTLLLFLKCFHWLAEDRVDFMERSPNISWLFHCRIVSLMFLLGILDFLFVSHAYHSILTRGASVQLVFGFEYAILMTMVLTIFIKYVLHSVDLQSENPWDNKAVYMLYTELFTGFIKVLLYMAFMTIMIKVHTFPLFAIRPMYLAMRQFKKAVTDAIMSRRAIRNMNTLYPDATPEELQAMDNVCIICREEMVTGAKKLPCNHIFHTSCLRSWFQRQQTCPTCRMDVLRASLPAQSPPPPEPADQGPPPAPHPPPLLPQPPNFPQGLLPPFPPGMFPLWPPMGPFPPVPPPPSSGEAGAPPSTSAALSRPSGAATTTAAGTTATAASALAPGSVPTPEAGPSPGFPFPPPWMGMPLPPPFGFPPMPVPPAGFAGLTPEELRALEGHERQHLEARLQSLRNIHTLLDAAMLQINQYLTVLASLGPSRPTTSGNPTEDAAPTVVAATSSTSIPSSEATTPSPGASPPAPEPENPPAPEPVSTEELPEDGEPDAAELRRRRLQKLESPIAH, via the exons ATGTTCCGCATAGCAGTGATGATGGCGGCCAGCATGGCGCTAACCGGGGCCGTGGTGGCTCACGCCTATTACCTCAAGCACCAGTTCTACCCCACTGTGGTGTACTTGACCAAGTCCAGCCCTAGCATGGCA GTCTTATACATCCAGGCCTTTGTCCTTGTCTTCCTCTTGGGCAAAGTGATGGGCAAGGTGTTCTTTGGGCAGCTGAGGGCAGCAGAGATGGAG CACCTCCTGGAGCGTTCCTGGTATGCTGTCACTGAGACTTGTCTGGCCTTCACTGTTTTTCGAGACGACTTCAGCCCCCGCTTTGTTGCGCTCTTCACTCTGCTTCTCTTCCTCAAGTGTTTCCACTGGCTGGCTGAGGACCGTGTGGATTTT ATGGAACGCAGCCCCAACATCTCCTGGCTCTTTCACTGCCGCATTGTCT CCCTCATGTTCCTCCTGGGCATCCTGGACTTCCTCTTCGTCAGCCATGCCTATCACAGCATCCTGACCCGTGGGGCCTCTGTGCAGCTGGTGTTTGGCTTTGAG taTGCCATCCTGATGACCATGGTCCTCACCATCTTCATCAAATATGTGCTGCACTCCGTGGACCTCCAGAGTGAGAACCCCTGGGACAACAAGGCTGTGTACATGCTCTACACGGAGCTGTTCACAG gctTCATCAAGGTTTTGCTGTACATGGCCTTCATGACCATCATGATCAAGGTGCACACTTTCCCTCTCTTTGCCATCCGACCCATGTACCTGGCTATGAG GCAGTTCAAGAAAGCTGTGACAGATGCCATCATGTCTCGCCGAGCCATCCGCAACATGAACACACT GTATCCAGATGCCACCCCAGAGGAACTGCAGGCGATGGACAACGTATGCATCATCTGCAGGGAAGAGATGGTGACTGGTGCCAAGAAACTTCCATGCAACCACATTTTCCACACCAG CTGCCTGCGCTCCTGGTTCCAGCGGCAGCAGACCTGCCCTACCTGCCGGATGGATGTTCTCCGGGCATCGCTGCCAGCCCAGTCACCTCCACCCCCTGAGCCCGCAGACCAGGGCCCACCACCTGCTCCCCATCCTCCACcactcctgccccagccccccaaCT TCCCCCAGGGCCTCCTGCCTCCCTTTCCTCCAGGCATGTTCCCGCTGTGGCCCCCCATGGGCCCATTCCCACCTGTCCCACCTCCCCCCAGCTCAGGAGAGGCTGGGGCCCCTCCGTCCACCAGTGCAG CTCTTTCACGGCCCAGTGGAGCGGCCACGACCACAGCTGCTGGCACCACTGCTACTGCTGCCTCTGCCCTGGCACCTGGCTCTGTCCCTACCCCAGAGGCCGGCCCCAGCCCGGGCTTCCCCTTCCCTCCGCCATGGATGGGCATGCCCCTGCCTCCACCCTTTG GCTTCCCCCCAATGCCTGTGCCCCCTGCGGGCTTTGCTGGGCTGACCCCAGAGGAACTGCGAGCTCTGGAGGGCCACGAGCGGCAACACCTGGAGGCACGGCTGCAGAGCCTGCGCAACATCCACACACTGCTGGATGCCGCCATGTTGCAGATCAACCAGTACCTCACCGTGCTTGCCTCCTTGGG GCCCTCCCGGCCCACCACTTCTGGCAACCCTACCGAGGATGCTGCCCCTACAGTTGTTGCTGCTACTTCCTCCACTAGCATTCCCAGCTCCGAGgccaccaccccatccccaggaGCCTCCCCACCAGCCCCTGAACCTGAAAACCCTCCAG CTCCTGAGCCAGTGAGCACTGAGGAGCTTCCCGAAGACGGGGAACCGGATGCAGCAGAGCTTCGACGACGTCGCCTGCAGAAATTGGAGTCCCCAATTGCCCACTGA